Part of the Gemmatimonadaceae bacterium genome is shown below.
TGAACGGACGCCCGGCGATACGCTGAAACGAGCCGCCATTCTGGTGACGACGCACTTCCACGCTGGCGAGGTCAAGGAGTTGGCGGCGAGGGTCGGGCGGCCGTGGATCGCGGTGAGTCTTCGCACTGATATTTATGCCGAGATTGCGCGGCTGCTTCGCTCCTGCGCAGTTTATTTCGTCGTCGTCGATGCGCGATTCGAGAAAAAGCTTCACCGGATCTTCGAGTCCGTCAGCGGCGCCGCGGGATTTCACGCTCTGGTGATTGGCCGTGACGACGTAACTGTCATTCCCCACGACGCCCCGGTGTACATCACACGTGCCGCACGCGCGCGCGTCGACGACGACAGACTCCTCCAACGCGTGCTGCCGGAAGACCGAGTTTTTTCTCAGGAGTCCGCTCGTGAGATACTTTCTGTTGTAATCACGTCGAATATGGCCGTAGTTCCCGGACGCGAAACCGCAGTTGACGGTTCTGCCGCTTGAGCCCCAGTCGATCGCGTTCCCAACTAACCGGACATACTCATGAAGCTTGCTGATGACCTGAGCGACAAGGCGGGTGCCCGGCGCCGACGGGTAGTTGCGGCGCTTGCCCAGCGTGTCTCGAGCGGACTTCACCTCGGCCTGCTAAGGTACGGCGACCGGCTGCCAAGTACTCGCGTAGTGGGTCGAGAGTTCTCGGTCGACCCACGGGTTGCGCTCGCTGCGTACAGAGTCCTCGAGGATCGGGGAATGGTCGAGCTGCGACCGCGATCGGGCATCTATGTCTCGTCGCCTGGCGGCGTCGACAAGTCGTTCCCTTTCGCCCATTCCACATGGCTGGTCGACATGCTGGCGGAGGCGATCCGGAACGGCGTGCCGGCGCACGAATTCTCGAACCGCGTCCACCGTTCCATCGACACTCTGAGATTGCGGGCAGCTGTCATCGAGTGCAACGACGATCAGCTCTTTTCGGTTTCCGACGAACTCGAGCGCGACTACGGAATGGAGGTGACCGCGCTCGATCTGGACACTACCGGGAATGGCCTGCCCGTCGACGCTCGCCGCGCCGACTGTGTCGTGACGACATCCGCGCACGCGGAGGAGGCGCGTGGCATCGCACAGGCGATCGGCGTGCCGGTGATGATC
Proteins encoded:
- a CDS encoding GntR family transcriptional regulator; translated protein: MKLADDLSDKAGARRRRVVAALAQRVSSGLHLGLLRYGDRLPSTRVVGREFSVDPRVALAAYRVLEDRGMVELRPRSGIYVSSPGGVDKSFPFAHSTWLVDMLAEAIRNGVPAHEFSNRVHRSIDTLRLRAAVIECNDDQLFSVSDELERDYGMEVTALDLDTTGNGLPVDARRADCVVTTSAHAEEARGIAQAIGVPVMILAMCEDLFLEVRRLLEEQTVYFVVTDTRFKSKLECIFEGAPGSANLRVLVNGHDDIGQIPVAAPAYLTRLARKNIGSLPLLKRLIPEAHVFNESSIRQVLEFIVRANHAVLKTRLTEVAVGR